A window from Rhizosphaericola mali encodes these proteins:
- a CDS encoding ROK family protein — MGAQLNELTLKKEIIKLLYYDKRLSCAELSNVLGKSIPIVTKAITSLIQEEWVEESGLATSTGGRRPMEYTLKANERYILSISMDRLFTQIALFDLHNSPVTPIETHALPLYENPASLNQLISIINSFIQKHNHKERIIGIGIASPGFINKEKGIHHSYLQTPDGATLTEHLERQLGLPVYLDNDSSVIALAELRFGKAKEVSDSMVVNIGWGIGLGMIIDHKIFRGSFGLAGEFSHIPISESDLLCECGKRGCLETEGTLLVVAEKAQRLLQKGDISGIQYSDNAFELSQRLMDAANRGNQDAIAMFSDMGSKIGKALSILIHIINPAQIILSGRGAEVGRLLLAPIQQALNTYCIPKLFENSELVISDLGKGDVNVELIGAAALVMDMI, encoded by the coding sequence ATGGGAGCCCAACTAAATGAACTCACTCTAAAGAAAGAAATAATAAAACTATTATACTATGACAAAAGATTGTCTTGCGCTGAGCTAAGCAATGTTTTGGGTAAAAGTATACCAATAGTAACTAAAGCAATTACTTCTTTAATACAAGAAGAATGGGTTGAAGAAAGTGGTTTGGCTACGTCAACAGGAGGTCGTCGTCCCATGGAATATACCTTAAAAGCCAACGAAAGGTATATTTTATCTATTTCTATGGATAGACTATTTACGCAGATCGCATTGTTTGATTTGCATAATTCTCCCGTTACGCCTATTGAAACACATGCCCTACCTCTTTATGAGAATCCGGCATCCTTAAATCAATTGATTTCAATTATTAATTCGTTTATTCAAAAACATAATCATAAGGAAAGAATTATTGGAATCGGAATTGCATCTCCAGGTTTTATTAATAAAGAAAAAGGAATTCATCATAGTTACTTACAGACACCAGATGGTGCTACTTTAACTGAGCATTTGGAAAGACAGTTAGGTTTACCTGTTTATTTAGATAATGACTCCTCTGTAATTGCGTTAGCAGAATTAAGATTTGGCAAGGCTAAAGAGGTGTCTGATTCCATGGTTGTAAATATTGGTTGGGGTATAGGGCTGGGTATGATTATAGATCATAAAATATTTAGAGGTTCTTTTGGTTTAGCAGGAGAATTTAGTCATATTCCAATATCCGAGAGTGATTTATTGTGTGAGTGTGGTAAACGAGGTTGTTTAGAAACAGAAGGAACCTTGTTGGTTGTAGCAGAGAAAGCACAGCGTCTTTTACAAAAGGGAGATATTTCTGGAATTCAATATTCGGATAATGCGTTTGAACTTTCTCAAAGATTGATGGATGCTGCAAATAGAGGAAATCAAGATGCTATCGCCATGTTCTCAGATATGGGTAGTAAGATTGGTAAAGCTCTCTCTATTCTAATTCATATTATTAATCCTGCACAAATAATCCTAAGTGGTCGAGGGGCAGAAGTTGGCCGACTATTACTTGCGCCAATACAGCAAGCCTTGAATACTTATTGTATTCCAAAACTATTTGAAAATTCGGAATTGGTTATTTCGGATTTAGGTAAAGGTGACGTTAATGTGGAGCTGATCGGAGCTGCGGCGTTAGTGATGGATATGATCTAA
- a CDS encoding hemolysin family protein translates to MAEIALISSRKARLEADAHKGDAKAKKALKLINKPNVFLSTVQIGITLVGILTGIFSGDSIKMELSSKLSQIEFLRPYSQVISTVTLVIIITYLSLVIGELVPKRIGLANPEKTAKWVTGPMRGLIFITYPFIWLLNKSTDLIIRLLHIEKNQNQISEEEIKAIINEGTEQGTIEQAEKQIITRVFSLGDRNITSMMTHRNDVVWLDQELTVSEVKNEYELHTVYPVCEKHLDQIKGVVFIKDLFAAPDSKKIKEILQPVMYVPENISAYHLLEKFKKSKIHYAIIVDEYGTLQGIITLHDILEAIVGDMADQDETELDIVKRADGSYIVDGQISFFDFLSYFHRESWIEEDDSDEFDTLAGFLLHHLEHIPIEGEKYVWRCFDIEVIDMDNHRIDKLLVTYTPPAKNEDDEDE, encoded by the coding sequence ATGGCGGAGATCGCATTAATTTCTTCAAGAAAGGCAAGATTAGAAGCAGACGCACACAAGGGTGACGCTAAAGCCAAAAAAGCGCTCAAACTCATCAACAAACCTAACGTTTTCTTATCAACGGTTCAGATTGGTATTACTTTAGTCGGCATATTAACGGGTATATTTTCTGGTGATTCTATCAAAATGGAACTATCCAGCAAACTTTCTCAAATAGAATTTTTAAGACCTTATAGTCAAGTAATTTCTACAGTTACTTTGGTCATCATCATTACTTATTTGTCGTTAGTAATTGGTGAATTGGTTCCAAAAAGGATCGGCCTAGCCAATCCAGAAAAAACAGCCAAATGGGTTACTGGACCGATGCGTGGCTTAATATTTATAACCTATCCATTTATTTGGTTATTGAATAAATCCACCGATTTGATAATACGATTATTGCATATTGAAAAGAATCAAAATCAAATCAGCGAAGAAGAAATCAAAGCTATCATCAACGAGGGAACCGAACAAGGAACTATCGAGCAAGCTGAAAAACAAATCATTACACGTGTATTCTCTTTGGGAGATCGTAATATCACTTCGATGATGACCCATCGCAATGATGTCGTCTGGTTAGACCAAGAATTAACGGTAAGTGAAGTCAAAAATGAATACGAACTACATACAGTCTATCCTGTATGTGAAAAACATTTGGATCAAATAAAAGGCGTTGTATTTATTAAAGATCTTTTCGCGGCTCCCGATAGCAAAAAAATAAAGGAAATTTTGCAACCTGTCATGTATGTACCGGAAAATATTTCGGCATATCATTTATTGGAAAAATTCAAAAAAAGTAAAATTCATTATGCCATTATCGTAGACGAATATGGCACACTACAAGGAATTATTACATTACATGATATTTTAGAAGCTATTGTCGGTGACATGGCAGATCAGGATGAAACAGAATTGGATATTGTCAAAAGAGCTGACGGCTCATACATCGTCGATGGACAGATATCATTCTTCGATTTCCTTTCGTATTTCCATAGGGAATCTTGGATCGAAGAGGATGATAGTGATGAATTTGATACGCTTGCAGGTTTTTTATTACATCATCTAGAACATATACCTATAGAAGGCGAAAAATATGTTTGGCGTTGTTTTGACATTGAAGTTATCGATATGGACAATCATAGAATCGATAAACTTTTGGTCACTTATACACCTCCTGCGAAAAATGAAGATGATGAGGATGAATAA
- the topA gene encoding type I DNA topoisomerase, translated as MAKNLLIVESPAKAKTIEKYLGSDFEVKSSYGHVRDLDKDNMGIDVAHNYLPKYIVPEDKKKVVTELKQQAKKVQEVWLASDEDREGEAISWHLAEVLGLDPKTTKRIVFHEITKPAIENAVKNPRTIDMNLVDAQQARRILDRLVGFELSPVLWRKVGMQRSLSAGRVQSVAVKLIAEREREINAFKAESSFKVEGHFVAKDINKKDVVFKADGPAKLKSVQDAETFLDSCKKSTYKVVDVQVKPTKRTPAAPFTTSTLQQEASRKLGYSVSRTMRLAQQLYENGLITYMRTDAVNLSELAMADIEKEINQAYGANYHKPRHYKNKNENAQEAHEAIRPTYIHDHTITDADTRALYNLIWKRTIASQMSDAEFEKTNAKIEISSNKEQLNASGEVLKFDGFLKVYLEGRDDDDDEEKEGVLPPLAVGQAVDLKEIVASEKFSRPAPRYTEASLVKKLEELGIGRPSTYAPTITTITKRNYVEKRDKDGVERAAQKLTLNANDEIAKVNLVETFGTERGKLFPTDLGLVVTDFLSDHFKNVMDYHFTARVENEFDEIAGGKLKWNNMIDGFYQPFHENVESTMETAERVKGERELGTTSEGKKIIARMGRFGPMVQIGSQEDEEKPQFAALRKDQSIETITLDEALELFKLPRNLGKFEGEDVMVNIGRFGPYAMHDKKFYSLTKEMDPYSVELDEVGPLIEEKRKAKEERTIKIFEKEKIQVLKGPYGPYLKVGLRNYKLNKEQQDKVTDLTVEEAKAIIEEQKANPPKKRKAATTKKKKA; from the coding sequence ATGGCAAAAAACTTGTTGATTGTCGAGTCCCCTGCAAAGGCGAAAACAATTGAAAAATATTTAGGTAGCGATTTCGAAGTTAAAAGTAGCTATGGGCATGTTAGAGATTTGGATAAGGATAACATGGGCATAGATGTCGCGCATAATTATTTACCCAAATACATTGTTCCTGAGGATAAAAAGAAAGTCGTCACCGAATTAAAACAACAAGCTAAAAAAGTCCAAGAAGTTTGGCTTGCATCGGATGAGGACCGTGAAGGAGAAGCGATTAGTTGGCATTTGGCAGAAGTATTAGGTTTAGATCCTAAAACAACGAAACGTATTGTTTTCCATGAAATTACCAAGCCGGCAATTGAAAATGCGGTGAAAAATCCGCGTACCATCGATATGAATTTGGTGGATGCGCAGCAAGCAAGAAGAATACTAGATCGTTTAGTGGGATTTGAATTGAGTCCTGTTCTTTGGCGCAAAGTCGGTATGCAACGTAGCTTAAGTGCTGGTCGTGTACAAAGTGTTGCAGTTAAATTAATTGCAGAACGTGAAAGAGAAATCAATGCATTCAAAGCCGAAAGCTCGTTCAAAGTTGAAGGACATTTCGTCGCGAAAGATATTAATAAGAAAGATGTCGTTTTCAAAGCAGATGGTCCTGCTAAATTGAAAAGTGTACAAGACGCGGAAACGTTTTTAGATAGTTGCAAAAAATCTACGTACAAAGTAGTGGATGTGCAAGTAAAACCAACGAAAAGGACGCCGGCGGCGCCATTTACGACGTCCACTTTGCAACAAGAAGCTTCTCGTAAATTGGGATATAGTGTGAGTCGTACGATGCGATTGGCACAACAATTATATGAAAATGGTTTGATTACTTATATGAGAACGGATGCTGTCAATCTGAGTGAATTGGCGATGGCGGATATCGAAAAAGAAATCAACCAAGCATACGGAGCGAATTACCATAAACCTCGTCATTATAAGAATAAAAATGAAAATGCGCAAGAAGCGCACGAAGCGATTCGACCAACTTATATTCACGATCACACGATTACAGATGCGGACACACGAGCATTGTATAATTTGATTTGGAAAAGAACGATTGCTTCGCAAATGAGCGACGCAGAGTTTGAAAAAACGAATGCAAAAATTGAAATTTCTTCTAATAAAGAGCAATTAAACGCTTCAGGTGAAGTATTGAAATTTGATGGCTTTTTGAAAGTGTATTTAGAAGGTCGCGATGACGACGATGACGAAGAGAAAGAAGGTGTTTTGCCTCCTTTAGCTGTCGGTCAGGCTGTCGATTTGAAAGAAATAGTGGCTTCCGAAAAATTTTCTCGTCCTGCACCACGCTACACTGAAGCGTCTTTGGTAAAAAAATTAGAAGAATTAGGAATTGGTCGCCCATCTACGTATGCGCCAACGATTACGACAATTACCAAAAGAAATTATGTAGAAAAAAGAGATAAGGATGGAGTAGAAAGAGCTGCGCAAAAATTGACATTAAATGCGAATGATGAAATCGCTAAAGTGAATTTAGTAGAAACTTTCGGAACGGAAAGAGGTAAACTATTTCCTACGGATTTAGGTTTGGTGGTTACGGATTTCCTAAGTGATCATTTTAAAAACGTGATGGATTATCATTTCACCGCTAGGGTAGAGAATGAATTTGATGAGATTGCAGGTGGTAAATTGAAGTGGAATAATATGATTGATGGCTTTTACCAACCTTTTCATGAAAATGTAGAATCTACCATGGAGACTGCTGAGCGTGTAAAAGGAGAACGTGAATTGGGAACAACTTCTGAAGGTAAAAAAATCATCGCGCGAATGGGACGTTTCGGTCCGATGGTTCAGATCGGAAGCCAAGAGGATGAAGAAAAACCACAATTTGCTGCCCTTCGTAAAGATCAAAGTATCGAAACGATTACTTTGGATGAAGCATTGGAATTATTCAAATTGCCAAGAAATCTCGGCAAATTTGAGGGTGAAGATGTAATGGTCAATATTGGAAGATTTGGTCCGTATGCAATGCATGACAAAAAATTCTATTCTTTAACGAAAGAGATGGATCCGTATTCTGTTGAATTGGACGAAGTCGGACCTTTGATAGAAGAAAAACGTAAAGCAAAAGAAGAACGTACGATCAAGATATTTGAAAAAGAAAAAATTCAAGTTTTGAAAGGTCCTTATGGTCCTTATTTAAAAGTGGGTTTGCGTAATTACAAATTGAATAAAGAGCAACAAGATAAGGTTACGGATCTCACAGTTGAAGAGGCAAAAGCCATTATTGAAGAGCAAAAAGCCAATCCTCCTAAAAAGCGTAAAGCTGCTACTACAAAGAAAAAGAAGGCTTAA
- a CDS encoding BAR domain-containing protein, protein MELFNSIKSMLGKQIEKEVKITETITDGVSDKVRNPFIFTFIITWIIHNWTIVYSFFFIDQKCTLEEKIEYFKQYWRQKNLFGFHYGFIGDLIICIVVATIVLIITYLCKLGSKKLSILYNNSIIRISNTRLITKEEYKELQKEIDSKQNEIDKLQGDRVKFDSKINQKEDIIGNLNNEKSKLNDEFDEFKKANNKNIEQKNKANFDFNLVVNMLESEKEIPQFLEYIMSNLGLSDSKDWGFEAFYNHFGNYLKKSPELFLNNYANLFNSLKIQVISYLIFSPNGIYVQIKNIPYAQSTISFLEENNLITIVERESSKYYVITNSKEINYKNIMGFLLLALYNRSFIVKNQSHREKR, encoded by the coding sequence ATGGAACTTTTTAATAGTATCAAATCAATGCTTGGAAAACAAATTGAGAAAGAAGTCAAAATAACCGAAACTATTACGGATGGAGTATCTGACAAAGTAAGAAATCCTTTCATTTTTACGTTTATTATAACTTGGATTATACATAATTGGACAATAGTATATTCATTCTTTTTTATTGATCAAAAATGTACTCTTGAAGAAAAAATTGAATATTTTAAACAATATTGGCGACAAAAAAATTTATTTGGCTTTCATTATGGTTTTATTGGAGACCTTATAATATGTATTGTTGTAGCAACTATTGTTTTGATAATTACCTATTTATGCAAACTCGGATCTAAAAAATTATCAATTTTATATAACAATTCAATTATTAGAATTTCAAATACAAGATTAATCACCAAAGAAGAGTATAAGGAACTTCAGAAAGAGATTGATTCTAAACAAAATGAGATAGACAAACTTCAAGGAGATAGAGTAAAATTTGATTCTAAAATAAATCAAAAAGAAGATATCATTGGTAATTTAAATAATGAAAAAAGTAAATTAAATGATGAATTTGATGAATTTAAAAAAGCTAATAATAAAAATATTGAACAAAAAAACAAGGCAAACTTCGACTTCAATCTAGTTGTGAATATGCTAGAATCAGAAAAGGAGATTCCTCAATTCTTAGAATATATTATGTCAAATTTGGGATTGTCTGATTCCAAAGATTGGGGATTTGAAGCATTTTATAATCATTTTGGAAATTACCTGAAGAAAAGCCCAGAATTGTTTTTGAACAACTATGCCAACCTTTTCAACTCTTTAAAAATTCAAGTAATTTCATATTTAATTTTTAGTCCAAATGGAATATACGTTCAAATTAAAAATATTCCATATGCCCAATCAACGATTTCATTTCTGGAAGAAAATAATTTAATCACGATAGTAGAAAGAGAATCTTCAAAATATTATGTAATTACAAATAGTAAAGAAATTAATTATAAAAACATTATGGGTTTTTTATTACTCGCATTATATAATAGAAGCTTTATAGTAAAAAATCAAAGTCATAGGGAAAAAAGATAA
- a CDS encoding ROK family protein has translation MSIQWRSFKGLDTPLKKGIVRQLYYENNLSSLELSEALGKSVPLITKVVNDLISSKWVEEAGRAPSSGGRRPMKYSLRKNDFYVISVVMNRFSTSIIMLDLQNNPISAPMEMELLLKDNEEAVNVLIHSIKEVVDKANIEIIKILGVGISMPGFIDINKGINFSYLQLPNKASLRDYISEAIDLPVFIDNDSSTLALAELRFGEGKGKKDVMVINVNWGIGLGMIVKGELYRGHSGFAGELSHIPIAEDGLLCDCGKKGCLETEGTLLVVAKKAIQFSEKKKEELEIISDDIYEVSEHLMDAAKNGNQDAITLFSEIGSKIGRALAILIHIENPEQIILSGRGAKVGRILLAPIQQSLNQYCIPKLMENTELTISKLGKNSALMGSVALVMENFN, from the coding sequence ATGAGTATTCAATGGCGTTCGTTTAAAGGTTTGGATACCCCACTTAAGAAGGGTATTGTGAGACAATTATATTATGAAAATAATCTGTCTTCATTGGAATTAAGTGAGGCTTTAGGAAAAAGTGTACCATTAATAACCAAGGTGGTTAATGATCTAATTTCTAGTAAGTGGGTAGAAGAAGCAGGGCGGGCACCTTCTAGCGGGGGGCGACGACCTATGAAATATAGCCTTCGCAAAAATGATTTTTATGTTATTTCTGTGGTGATGAATAGATTTTCAACTTCTATTATTATGTTAGATTTACAAAATAATCCTATCTCCGCGCCAATGGAGATGGAGTTGTTGTTAAAAGACAATGAAGAAGCTGTAAATGTTTTAATTCATTCCATAAAAGAAGTTGTTGATAAAGCGAATATTGAAATCATAAAAATATTGGGCGTCGGAATTTCAATGCCTGGCTTTATCGATATAAACAAAGGGATTAATTTCTCTTATTTGCAATTGCCCAATAAAGCTTCTTTGCGTGATTATATTTCAGAGGCAATTGATTTACCTGTATTTATTGATAACGATTCTTCTACATTGGCTTTGGCGGAATTGAGATTTGGAGAGGGAAAGGGTAAAAAAGATGTGATGGTTATCAATGTTAATTGGGGTATTGGTCTTGGTATGATAGTGAAAGGTGAATTGTATCGTGGACATTCTGGATTTGCAGGAGAGTTGAGCCATATTCCGATAGCGGAAGACGGACTCCTATGCGATTGTGGTAAAAAGGGTTGCTTGGAGACAGAAGGTACATTGCTCGTAGTAGCAAAAAAAGCGATTCAATTTAGTGAAAAGAAAAAAGAGGAATTAGAAATTATATCAGATGATATTTATGAGGTAAGTGAACATTTAATGGATGCGGCTAAAAATGGCAATCAAGATGCTATTACTTTATTTTCTGAAATTGGATCAAAGATAGGACGAGCATTGGCAATATTAATTCATATTGAAAATCCTGAACAAATTATATTGAGTGGTAGAGGGGCAAAAGTTGGGAGGATTTTATTAGCTCCTATTCAGCAATCTCTGAATCAATATTGCATTCCTAAATTAATGGAAAATACAGAATTGACGATTTCTAAATTGGGAAAAAATAGTGCATTGATGGGTAGCGTGGCTCTCGTTATGGAAAATTTTAATTAG
- a CDS encoding DUF6263 family protein, translating to MKTKSFSLALLTTLISVSSFAQKKYDIKFNLKPKEQYDISTTMKSTINQMGMDIHMDMVGKTVYDIEKSGENTAVNMHYKHLDVNVDAMGKDIKLSSDSSNKESETLKKITQLQFQAILDKKGNIVKIIGADSLKAMMGSAGQYFNSESIKKLFEQSFQIYPDGPVAVGDTWKKTLNVKNGIDLTANTIYTLEKVEGTTAFVKITGTIGSNGLQKFETNGMTLEMSLDGTQSGELQINTKTGMFDSSNIIQDLSGKINAMGQEIPMKINTNATLSSTKVK from the coding sequence ATGAAGACGAAATCTTTTTCATTAGCATTATTAACTACCCTCATTAGTGTTTCCTCATTTGCACAAAAAAAGTATGACATCAAGTTTAACTTAAAGCCAAAAGAGCAATATGATATATCTACGACCATGAAGAGTACAATCAATCAGATGGGAATGGATATCCATATGGATATGGTGGGTAAAACGGTTTACGACATCGAAAAATCTGGGGAAAATACAGCCGTAAATATGCATTACAAACACTTAGATGTTAATGTAGACGCCATGGGTAAAGATATTAAATTGAGCAGCGATAGTTCTAATAAAGAAAGCGAAACTTTAAAAAAAATAACACAATTACAGTTTCAAGCGATTTTGGATAAAAAAGGAAATATTGTAAAAATTATTGGTGCTGATTCATTAAAAGCAATGATGGGAAGTGCTGGTCAATATTTCAACTCAGAATCTATCAAAAAATTATTCGAACAATCCTTTCAAATATATCCAGATGGACCGGTTGCAGTAGGGGATACTTGGAAAAAAACATTAAATGTTAAAAATGGGATCGACCTTACTGCAAATACCATTTATACATTGGAAAAAGTGGAAGGAACAACAGCATTTGTAAAAATTACAGGAACAATTGGATCTAATGGCCTTCAAAAATTCGAAACAAATGGCATGACATTAGAAATGTCTTTGGATGGCACTCAATCTGGAGAATTGCAAATTAATACTAAAACTGGCATGTTTGATTCTTCCAATATCATACAAGATTTGAGTGGAAAAATAAATGCAATGGGACAAGAAATCCCAATGAAAATAAATACTAATGCAACGCTTAGTTCAACTAAAGTGAAATAG
- the radC gene encoding RadC family protein, translating into MSVTSIKNWAEDDRPREKLLLKGKSSLSDAELIAIIINNGTKEASAVQVAQKLLASCDNQLQKLAGLTVKDIQGLKIKGIGEAKSVAIAAALELGIRREVISKKKETIRTSEDAAAFLQAQFQHYAEEVFVVVFLNTGNKIIHYEIVSHGGHSATIVDTKVIMKKALQQNATKLIISHNHPSGNLQPSKADDSVTQKIQEAARLLDIEMLDHIIVSDMGYYSYGDEGRL; encoded by the coding sequence ATGTCTGTAACTTCCATTAAAAATTGGGCAGAAGATGATCGTCCTCGAGAAAAATTACTTCTTAAAGGTAAATCGAGTCTAAGTGATGCCGAGCTAATTGCAATAATCATCAATAATGGAACGAAAGAGGCAAGTGCCGTACAAGTCGCTCAAAAACTCTTAGCGTCTTGTGATAATCAATTACAAAAATTAGCTGGTTTGACCGTAAAAGATATTCAAGGTTTAAAAATCAAAGGAATTGGCGAAGCAAAGTCTGTCGCCATAGCGGCTGCATTAGAATTGGGAATTCGAAGAGAAGTGATTTCCAAGAAAAAAGAAACCATTCGCACAAGCGAAGACGCCGCTGCATTTTTGCAAGCGCAATTTCAACATTATGCAGAAGAGGTTTTTGTAGTCGTATTTCTCAATACGGGAAACAAGATTATTCATTACGAAATTGTCAGCCACGGAGGACATTCTGCTACGATTGTCGATACCAAAGTAATTATGAAAAAAGCCTTACAACAAAATGCTACCAAATTGATTATCAGTCACAATCACCCGAGCGGTAATCTGCAACCTAGCAAAGCGGACGATAGCGTAACTCAAAAAATACAAGAAGCGGCTAGACTGTTAGATATCGAAATGTTAGATCATATAATAGTAAGTGATATGGGTTATTATAGTTACGGAGATGAAGGCCGCTTGTAA
- the nagB gene encoding glucosamine-6-phosphate deaminase — translation MNLVDSFEKIPVEIFATPKDGAKHVAETIASLIKEKSATGQNCVLGLATGSTPIYIYDELVRLHKEEGLSFKNVITFNLDEYFPIEKSATQSYWYFMHHHLFDHVDIAPENIHIPDGSLPKEKVKEFCANYEKQIEEAGGIDLQILGIGDNGHIGFNEPGSSFNSKTRLQVLENKTRIANSREFQNNITLVPRLSITMGIGTIMRSKKVVLVAWSNKAPIIVKAVEGPVTEQVPASILQQHPNASFVIDEPGASELTRFKSPWLTGEIEWTPKTVKKAVINMALKLKKPILSLSANDYNENGLGDLLAEKGDAYQINLQVFYELRDSITGWPAGKPNVSLPNHPERSNPYPKRVLLFSPHPDDDVISMGGTFERLQEQGNDVHVAYQTSGNIAVTDEFVGRYLDFAVGFDKLIGRSSDKTEELKNDANSFLSNKEKDGKDSEFIRQTKGLIRRCEAKAAAMNVGLKEDHIHFNNLPFYESGTIEKLPMSQADVDITKKLLREVKPHQVYAAGDWADPHGTHKVCFNVLMEALQQIKADGDEWIKECWLWLYKGAWQEWDMSDIEMAIPMSPDQVMSKRYNIYFHQSQKDMVPFAGTDAREFWQRAEERNANTANLYSQLGLTKYAAIEAFVKWPF, via the coding sequence ATGAATCTTGTTGATTCTTTTGAGAAAATCCCAGTTGAAATTTTCGCAACACCAAAAGATGGTGCAAAACATGTAGCGGAAACTATCGCTTCTTTAATTAAGGAAAAGTCAGCTACAGGTCAGAATTGCGTATTGGGTCTAGCAACAGGCTCAACGCCTATTTACATCTACGACGAATTAGTTCGTTTGCACAAAGAGGAAGGTTTAAGTTTTAAAAATGTAATCACATTTAACTTAGACGAATATTTTCCTATTGAAAAAAGTGCTACGCAGAGTTATTGGTACTTTATGCATCATCATTTATTTGATCATGTTGATATTGCACCAGAAAATATTCACATTCCTGACGGTTCTCTTCCAAAAGAAAAGGTAAAAGAATTCTGCGCTAATTACGAAAAACAAATCGAAGAAGCTGGTGGCATAGATTTGCAAATTTTAGGAATCGGCGACAATGGTCATATCGGATTTAATGAACCAGGAAGCAGCTTCAACTCCAAAACAAGATTACAAGTTTTGGAAAACAAGACTAGAATTGCTAATTCTAGAGAATTTCAAAATAATATTACATTAGTCCCTCGCTTATCTATAACTATGGGAATCGGAACTATTATGCGTTCCAAAAAAGTTGTTTTAGTTGCTTGGAGCAACAAAGCGCCTATCATTGTTAAAGCTGTAGAAGGTCCTGTAACAGAACAAGTTCCTGCAAGTATTTTGCAACAACACCCAAATGCGTCATTCGTCATTGACGAACCAGGAGCATCAGAATTAACTCGTTTCAAATCCCCTTGGTTGACAGGAGAGATCGAATGGACGCCTAAAACTGTAAAAAAAGCAGTTATCAATATGGCACTTAAACTTAAAAAACCAATTTTGAGTTTATCTGCAAATGATTATAATGAAAATGGTTTGGGTGATTTATTAGCAGAAAAAGGTGATGCGTACCAAATCAATTTGCAAGTATTTTACGAATTGAGAGATAGCATTACAGGCTGGCCTGCAGGCAAACCAAATGTTTCTTTGCCAAATCATCCAGAAAGAAGCAATCCTTATCCAAAACGCGTTCTTTTATTTTCGCCACATCCTGACGATGATGTTATCAGCATGGGTGGTACGTTTGAACGATTACAAGAACAAGGCAATGATGTACACGTTGCTTACCAAACAAGCGGAAATATCGCAGTTACGGATGAGTTCGTAGGTCGTTATTTAGATTTTGCAGTTGGTTTTGATAAATTGATTGGTAGAAGTTCGGACAAAACTGAAGAATTAAAAAATGATGCTAATTCTTTCCTTTCAAATAAAGAAAAAGATGGTAAAGATTCTGAATTTATCCGCCAAACAAAAGGACTAATCAGAAGATGTGAAGCAAAAGCGGCGGCTATGAATGTCGGACTAAAAGAAGATCATATCCATTTCAATAATTTGCCTTTCTATGAATCTGGTACAATTGAAAAATTACCTATGAGTCAGGCGGATGTTGATATTACTAAAAAGCTTTTACGTGAAGTAAAACCTCATCAAGTATATGCTGCAGGTGACTGGGCAGATCCACACGGCACCCACAAAGTTTGTTTCAACGTATTGATGGAAGCATTGCAACAAATCAAAGCAGATGGTGACGAATGGATTAAAGAATGTTGGTTATGGTTATACAAAGGTGCTTGGCAAGAATGGGATATGTCCGATATCGAAATGGCCATCCCAATGAGTCCAGACCAAGTAATGAGCAAACGTTACAATATTTATTTCCACCAAAGTCAAAAAGACATGGTTCCATTTGCAGGAACAGATGCACGTGAATTTTGGCAAAGAGCAGAAGAAAGAAACGCAAATACTGCAAATCTTTATTCTCAATTAGGACTTACAAAATATGCAGCAATTGAAGCCTTTGTAAAATGGCCTTTCTAA